AACCGACTCCTGCACACAAGTCGTCCCCTGTCGGCTCCTGTTGCAAACCGCCCACTGTCACCCCATCTCCCTTTGAAGAAGCCGCAGCTGAGTGCTACGTTCTCAATCTCACACCGTATTTTTGGTGCTGCCCTGGGAGCTGTCATTATATCCATTCCTCTTGCCACCAAATTCAGCCTCATGTTTGATGTCTGAGAGCGAAATGTAGCTTTCATTAGCTGGGTTTCCTTGCAAAGAATAACTTTGTTTCATGCTTGTGGACATATATGAGTAATAAGCCAAACCATCCAACGCTCCGTGTAAAAAGATTTCAATTTTGAATGCTCTCTTTTCCCTATGAATCAGGGTGTTCTACTTTTATACAAGTACTGTTTTCTCTGCTGTTTATGCCTGCTGCCTTGTACAATTCCATGATTCGCCTTTGTCCTGGTAAGAATGACATGGGTACAGTTTATTTACTTCGTGTGGACATGTGAGTGTGGCAAGACATAAGAGTTTCGTTCAAATAGATCCACATATGCTCGATTGTGGTattgggctggtttggtttgaggtctaaattaggcttaccaatatttgacaatttcaatagtgtttagtgtttatttggtttgaagccaaattttggcatgcctaagaaaatatgccatttcaatagtgaacttaggctattttggcttcaatccaaatacaactttgccttaccaaaattagtcatgtcaaaacttaccaaaaattggcattgacaaaatttggtaaggcctatttagaccacaaaccaaaccaactcattagagcaggtacaatagcaagctataagccagctataaccacatatcgagaaaaaaagagaagagagagaagaaagcgggctacagatttatagtcggctgcaacacggactccaagacattaTGAGTGTATGCGATGTGAGATCGAGCATTAATGgtatagtatatttttatagccaactattgtatgactattaaacttgctcttagacaAATTTTGCGTTGCCCTTTGCAAGCACAAGTACAGCGAATGAAACATATCATTCGTTTGAACATTTATTTTGAAACCTCGGTGGTTATCATTTCTGAAGAGGTGCAACGCAGAACTGCGCAGGTGCAAGCTGCAACAGTATAGAGTATAATCATTTAAAAGCTCTTTTACTATTCGATAGGAGAATGAATATGAAGTCATAACTCGTAACTATATATGTAGTGTGCATCTCATACCAGAGACTAGCAATCTACCAGACAACACACAACGCTCAGTGTGATGTGCGAATTCAGTAGTACAGTATATTAGTATACAGTCATAGTGCGTCTGATGGTATCTGCAATTCTGCATCGCTCCGAATACCAATCTGTCATCACGAGACAAAATTCAGCTGTTTACCAAAAATTGGATTTATATATCATAGAACATAATAAAAATGTAATAGCCATGGAGAAAGATCACCTTAGTCTGCACTGGAAAACGATGAAAAATTGGCTTCTGTTGAAACGTGAAAACATCAGAAAATAATCAGAGCactctccattttttttaaaaaatggctACTTCCCAGTTTTTGATTGGTTCATTTCCCTCTTTGAGCAGATCGCTGACAATCTAGTGGCTTGTATATCCAGATATGTGACAGAAGCCGGAGCAGTTAATGTGAATTTGGTTTTTTGAAACCATACCTTTGAAGTTTTCAGAAACTCCTAATTCCTACCGATGAAGTACCAACAATGATATCCCACAAAATGCCTACACATAACTTAACCTAGAGTAACCTTGTTATACATGTGTTGCTAACTTCCAAGATCATGTGAAATCATCTGGATAGTTCTGCCATTTATCCGAACGTATGGCACATGAGAAATTTTCTGCCATTCATCCCCATCTGTTTTCTGACATTGTTGCTCCAGTACTTCAGAACCTCCTGAGACATGGAATTCTTTTAGGTTATCTGGCAAGCCATTCAGCGGCAGTGACTGGAGCTTGCAGCAATCGTTCAGAACGACCTTCTTCAGGTTACACATATTATTCAGGTTAGAAGGAAGGCGTAAGAGATTGCGACATGAAGCAAACTGGATCTCCTGTAGGGACTGTAGTTGCTGGAGCCATTCCTCGTCTTCCGTGGTGAACTCGGAAAGATCAAAGGCACAAAACTTCATAGTTCGAATTGAACAAAGAGTGTTCAGCATATGGTAGTATCTGTAATACATGAATCTGTCGTCGATAACAAGATGGATGAGGGACTGAAGACCCCCCATCAGAGAATATCTCTCCACTAGTGATGTTTGTTCATATATGTTCTGAGTGACATCAAAGCAGCGATGTACTTCTAGCTTCTTCAGTTTGGTAAAGTACTGCATGCCCCCTTCAAAATGTACATCGAAACAGCTTTCCAGCTGCAAGTGCTCCAGTAATGTCAAGGAATGGCACGGGATTAGTAATGTGGCAGAGCAGTCCTGTATGCTCAATTTGGTGAGGGACGTCAGTCTTTTCAAATAAGCGGGCAGCATACTGATATATGATGTGCATGAAGAAAGATGAAGCTCTTTGACTGATGAACTCAAAGTTTCAATCGGCAATAGACTTAATTTGCTGCAGGCATTTATACCAAGTTTCCGTAGGTGAGGAATAAGCAGTTTATATTCTGCCTCGGACCATTGCTCCCAGCTAAACAATTCTGAGAAGTGCAGCTCCTCTAAATATGGAAAGATCACATCATTGGTTCCGTATACTTGATCATTAATATGAGTTATAGAGGATAGACCAAAAAGAGATAGTTTCTTGAGACGTGGGAGCTCTCCCAATGGTGGCAGAACACTCAACCATCGGCAGTTAATTATGTTAACAGCAACGAGGTCTGTGAGACGCTGCACCCAGTAAGGAAAATCAATTCCCATATAGTTCAGAATTTTCAACCTTTTCAACTGGAAGTGAGGGTGTAGGCCATCGAGAATATCCTTGTTCAACTGAGAGGTAGACCTACTTTCAGGTACCTGGTACACCCATTTCAATTGCAGATAGTCAAGGGACTTTTTCTCCACCAGCTTTGCATCTGTAGCCTCTTGCCAACTTGAGACTTTCTCAAGATTTGTAATGTACAATTTCCTCAGGTCTTTCATGTCCCTTAACTCATTTATCTTGTAACCATCCTCCAACCTAACTCTGAATTCCTGTAACTCCTGAAGTTTTGTCAGCTGGCCTACAGCATAGATCAGTGCGGTGGTTTGTGAATCAGCATATAAATGCCTTAGATTGATCAAATTGTTCATGTTCTTTGGCAGCTTCTCAATTATACAACCCCGCAGATCAAGTACCTGGAGATGGTATAGATTACCAAATGCCTCCGGGAGATCTTTGATACCAGTAAAAGAGAGATCAAGATATCGAAGATGTGACAACTTGCAGAGAACATCTGAAGCCTGACTGACATTACTCATGCAAATGTAAGACAAATCCAGTACACGTAGACTAGTTGACTTTCTCACTATGCTACCAAGAGTGCCATAATTTTTGTCAACCCTGTGATGACCAAAAAACATCAGAGTTTGTAATCTTTTATGATCATAATGACCCCATTGAAGATCGAAATTATCATTATCAACAGAAATATGATTAGCAAATTGTGGAAGAACCTTGGAATTCCTGTGAAAGACATAATATTCATTGGAAGAAACAGCAACTGAGAACTCTCTTATCAAATCATGCATGACGTAACGGCCTTGCCAGACTGTTGGTTGCAAGAAGGACCTATCAACTAGTTCATCAAACCAATTTTTAGCAACATTCTCTGGAACGATATCCCTTCTATCACTAGACTGAATGAACCCATGTGCCACCCACATCTGGACCACTCTTTCCTTTTCAAAGACATAATTCCTTGGAAATATTGAGCAGAACAGAAGACACTGCCTTAGCGCTGGATATAGGCAGCCAATTCCTAGGGCTGGCAGAACGTTTATTCCCAAACCATGATCAGAAATATTCCACCAATCACTTCCCAGGACATTTTCCCAATATTCCATATTTCTATTGGCCCTTAATAGTGGTGCAACTGTCTTGGCTGCCAACGGCAGCCCATGGAACTTATCAGCTATTTTTCCGCATATTGATTCAAAGAGGTGTACTTCATAATGATGATAGAAGCAGTCATCAAACACAAGGTGGTTAAAGAGATACCTGAAGTCAGTCTGTTCTAGGGTATTCAAAGTTATTGGACCCATTGTCCCTAGCAAATTCGCTATGCTGTACTTCTGGGTTGTCACCAAAACCATACTTTGAGGTCCACTGCAGCGTAGGATGCTTCGTAGCTGACTCCATACAATGATTATATCATCACTTACACCATCAAGTACAAGAAAAAGTCTCTTAGATCTTATGATACCAATAAGTTTGTGCTGAAGATTATCCAAATCAAGTGCATCATCAGTTAGTCCACTCCATGGTTCCAAAGACATGATGATCCTTTGTATAATTTGTTTCCCACTTATGTTGTCTGACACATAAACCCATGCTGTTAGATCAAAGCACATTTTTACCCTCTTATTGTTGAAGACAGCTTGAGCCACAGTTGTTTTTCCCACTCCATTAATGCCAACTATGGGAAGGATGCCAAGGTTTTGAGATGAACCACTGGTTTCATGTACATCAGAACTATTATAATCTAATCTTTCAGTTTGTCCCTTCTGATTAGGTTCGTATTCTCCAATTTCTATGCAATCTTTGCTAGGATCTTCTTCTTCAATTTTGTTCCCCTTCTTTCTTGCTTCTAATTCTTCAAGTTTAGCCTTATCACTCGATTTACTAGATTCAGCAGTTCCAGTAAGGAAAATCTTCCGTAATTTATCAAAAAGTGTTCCCCTTTGACCAAATTTTGGTTGATCATCAGGTCGTGCATGCTCACTAGTTCTTGGCAAGTGGTAGCGGTAACCCAATATGATGTCCAATATCAGGTTAATTTCTTCATCCCGACCAATTACTTTGGTGTCACCAAGTAAAGAGCTGGTCTCACTATGCAAGCTATGGCCAATCCTTCCCACTGTATCATCATCATTTAGCCTGATCAATTCAATGAAAGAATCAACTCTCGCTGATACATTTTCAAGTCTTCTTACAGCATGCTTCAGCTTCTTCAATTCACTATCAGAAAAGACCAAAGCCTTTAAAGCCTTGACGGTAGAGTATGCCTTTGCACTGACCTTGCTCTTGCTTTCGACCTGATCTTTAATTGTCTTGGCTTCAAAATCATCAACAACATCTCCTGCATGGGAAACAGCATCCTTCAACTGCTGCAACCATGTGGAAAGGGCACTGCTTTCAATTGATCTCCGCTCCGCTGCTTCAATCACCGCCTCAATGCGAGGAAGCGCAACCTCCAAGTCATTCAGCATTTTTTCAGTGTCCTTTTGCAGACTGAAATTATCGTGGAGGAGGGAGCGTACTCTGGACAAGATATTGGCAATCACTGCCTTTGCAATCCATCCTCCAACTACCAGTCCTACTCCTGCCATCCTAATTTTATTGTAGAAGAGCAAATACGTAAGAATAGAGCAGAATAGGCATGACCAAAGCACAAATTTAGTGGACATCCACACATATGGACATATGGAGTAGAAACATTGAACTGACCTTCTGTTTTGCCAAGGGAAAGGTGGTGGAGATCCTTCTAGGCTATGCTCAGTTTGTAAATCCAATTCTCTGCAACAACTAAGAGCAAGTCAGACTGCAAAACTGTGAAAACGTATGATGTAGATGACAATATAGTTGGAGGGTTGGACTGGTGGAGGACTGGAGGTAGTGGCGGGGAAATTGTGTTTTTGGTATATGGCACTAACCACCACTGGAACATAAGATAAGATTATTTGGGTGACATAAGTCCAAGTCACTGGACCCTATGTAACTAATGGTTCTTAAATAAGATCAAACCTTCCAGGCACACTTTAGATGTGTCTGGTGTCTTGATTAGAAACTTCACATGAGCTTTCATCCAAAACAAAAGCGTGTGCTGTTAGATGTTCATTTTCTTATAAAAAGTTTGGGGGTATTCCAtaccttagggtgtgtttagttcacgccaaaattagaagtttgattgaaattggaacgatgtgatggaaaagttggaagtttgtgtgtgtaggaaagttttgatgcgatgaaaaagttggaagtttgaagaaaaagttgggaactaaaccagaccTTAGTGTGAAACAAGGAAATTTCCAAATTGTAGTCACGCATTCGAGTAAACGTATACCAGAAATTATGATAATCCATTCTCCAGTTCTTCTTGGAGTCCTATCACCTCACCCGTGTGTGAAACTATACCACAAAGATAAGGACAGAAATTCGTGGATCAGACGAGCAACTTTTCTTCAGATACAAGCAATTCCCAGGCCTGGACAACCAACGAACGTGTACCGGAAATTTACAGAGCACAAGAGTTGACTCACTTGGGTCTTGGAGCGCTAGGCGAGACGGGTCTTCCTCCCATTTCCTGTGTACTGTTCAACTCCCTTGCCTCACGgcaggggcgcgggcgcggcgggggaGTAGATCTGCGTCTGCGACGCGCGCGCACCTTTTCCTCGATCTCGTGGGACATATGGTCCGCTCCCGTCTTTCCCGCGCATTTCGTCGAGCAGGCGGCGTGCGTTCCTCGCCCAGGACGAAGCCGCCTGAACTCGGCGAGTGGACGGTGGGTTCGCTTCGTGGCTGCCAGATGGCGCAGGTCCCCAGGATCCCGAGCCGcgccccccccacccccccctgCTGCCATTGGTGCATCGAGCAAGCGCGGGCGCGGGGATTCGAGAGAGGATTTGGGTTTCGCCGTTTCTCGCCGGCGCAAGGTCTGCGCGGTGGAGCAGCGGAGCGGgaggcgtggcggtggcggagagcgcggcgagaTACGCCGGGGGGAAGTTGCTGGAGGCCCAATTCCTACTTCGTTCCTAGGCCGGCCCAGTTGCGAATCACACTCGCAAGGTCTCTCACtatcgaattttttttatttttaattttttttattaaaagttttacaaaaataattttccattttgaaaattgacggatgtagtcgcctaccgccctctgggagggcgatttttaaaaatcgccatcccagagggcggcgaaaatgacgtggcagacggccgttcgctctcgggcgacggccgtcaacgaaatttgcaggcggcccccttgccgccctccgctagggcgattttgtactgtggggggggccgcctgcaaatgggcgattttgtactgtggggggccgcctgcaaatgggcggcgagggggcatggaattttgcaggcggcccccttgccgccctccgctagggcgattttgtactgtggggggggggcgcctgcaaatgggcggcgagggggcatggaattttgcaggcggcccccttgccgccctgggggagggcgatttttgcctcccccctataaagcccagtcccccctctctgaaatttcattatattcactaaaaatccaaaaaaaacgaaagagagagaggggagggcagcagaaggggagcggcgaagccctgctggttcgctcacttcatcacaggtttgctcccatacatcttttgcatttgtactaatatgttatgtttgagtatatatgttgcgttttagttttagttccatatattttagcagatctgtagcacacagcacatatgtgtagatccagagcatagaatataatagtatgaattgagacatagacagtagtgttaattgtaagatgtagtttagtttgatatGGAGAATGTAACatacttttagaattttggagaacaatattgtagagaatgtaacttagggcgtagtacagaaatgcgaggttaacgcagttattgttttcatcaggcacaatgtcaaataaggtcacatttcagatagttcatggtgaaggaaatattagatttggtccagatggtgttgatctgtcagattttgtaatgacatctaagggcatcgataggcctgcggagagaacatttcagtcaatttatagttggttgttgagaggatttagaatagaccaagaagtctacacaatgtcagtatcagttgtagtgagtcgtgcaacagaaggttatttttgggaactaatgccgatggacagcactgctgcttggagacggtatgtggaaatggcttttgaacggtcatggcccctcgttatatttgtgtcggtacaagagaaagatataaatgtttcaatgcaaaccgaagatgtagagggtcctatcaatgcaggggatgttgttggaccatcgatgcaaaatgaggaaaatcaaccaagggaggagcaggccatgggcatggcggatgagggggagagagtcggtataattgttgatgaaatggagagggaagattcggataatgaggaagcggacgacgacgcatcatccgatgaggaaggtgatgtaatggccactgattgggcaaatgaggacttctctggacttgttatatcagagggtgatcatgtaccctgggagtataaggagaacgaggtaattgagggtgcaaggtatgctcataaggatgagatgaaggaggcggtgaagcattgggcagtttccttgcagagagagtttagggtggtcaagtcaacaaattatgtgtatgaagtgaggtgcatgaaggaagattgtccgtggcgtgtccatgcatataagggtaaatggaatgattattggaaagttagcattgtgaccgagcacaagtgctacttacaaggggtggagaagtgtcaccgaaacatcacttcagcttttgtggcaagtgagatgtacagcagtgttgttagTAACATtggttttgaaccaaaatcaattattaggcacatcgagaacaaattcaagtacaccataagctatgcaaaggtctggagagccaaacaaaagattattgagatgaggtatggcacatttgaagcttcttatgataatttgcctcgtttgttagccaccattgcccagaggaataataatacttactatgacctacatacacttacatcggttgatgatcgaacaaagagtgtgctgcaaagagcctttttctcattgggtgcttgcatcaatgcttttgtgcattgtcgacctgttctatgcatagatggaacttttatgacaggtaaataccgaggtcagatattgacagcaattgggtgtgatgggaacaaccaggttctacctatggcttttgcatttgtagagagtgagaacactgaaagctggtactggttcctagagagagtgcacattgcagtggtgcgtatgaggcccaacgtttgccttatacatgatcgtcatgcgggtatgttgcgggctattgactacttgcagaacggttgggatgagaagggacttctagctaagtggcctgatgttcggagtcggtggtgcatgcgtcacatgggtgcaaatttctacaaacaattcaagaacaagcatcttatggagctctttaagaggctctgtgcacagaa
The window above is part of the Oryza sativa Japonica Group chromosome 7, ASM3414082v1 genome. Proteins encoded here:
- the LOC4343404 gene encoding succinate dehydrogenase subunit 3-2, mitochondrial, with the translated sequence MEKYQSKARFAPLSDAPFALRGALGSSNSSFNNIDHLRQSSSSGQARSYTSSPLGALRPKMFPSGNRLLHTSRPLSAPVANRPLSPHLPLKKPQLSATFSISHRIFGAALGAVIISIPLATKFSLMFDV
- the LOC4343405 gene encoding putative disease resistance protein RGA1 isoform X1, yielding MAAGGGGGGAARDPGDLRHLAATKRTHRPLAEFRRLRPGRGTHAACSTKCAGKTGADHMSHEIEEKVRARRRRRSTPPPRPRPCREARELNSTQEMGGRPVSPSAPRPKELDLQTEHSLEGSPPPFPWQNRRMAGVGLVVGGWIAKAVIANILSRVRSLLHDNFSLQKDTEKMLNDLEVALPRIEAVIEAAERRSIESSALSTWLQQLKDAVSHAGDVVDDFEAKTIKDQVESKSKVSAKAYSTVKALKALVFSDSELKKLKHAVRRLENVSARVDSFIELIRLNDDDTVGRIGHSLHSETSSLLGDTKVIGRDEEINLILDIILGYRYHLPRTSEHARPDDQPKFGQRGTLFDKLRKIFLTGTAESSKSSDKAKLEELEARKKGNKIEEEDPSKDCIEIGEYEPNQKGQTERLDYNSSDVHETSGSSQNLGILPIVGINGVGKTTVAQAVFNNKRVKMCFDLTAWVYVSDNISGKQIIQRIIMSLEPWSGLTDDALDLDNLQHKLIGIIRSKRLFLVLDGVSDDIIIVWSQLRSILRCSGPQSMVLVTTQKYSIANLLGTMGPITLNTLEQTDFRYLFNHLVFDDCFYHHYEVHLFESICGKIADKFHGLPLAAKTVAPLLRANRNMEYWENVLGSDWWNISDHGLGINVLPALGIGCLYPALRQCLLFCSIFPRNYVFEKERVVQMWVAHGFIQSSDRRDIVPENVAKNWFDELVDRSFLQPTVWQGRYVMHDLIREFSVAVSSNEYYVFHRNSKVLPQFANHISVDNDNFDLQWGHYDHKRLQTLMFFGHHRVDKNYGTLGSIVRKSTSLRVLDLSYICMSNVSQASDVLCKLSHLRYLDLSFTGIKDLPEAFGNLYHLQVLDLRGCIIEKLPKNMNNLINLRHLYADSQTTALIYAVGQLTKLQELQEFRVRLEDGYKINELRDMKDLRKLYITNLEKVSSWQEATDAKLVEKKSLDYLQLKWVYQVPESRSTSQLNKDILDGLHPHFQLKRLKILNYMGIDFPYWVQRLTDLVAVNIINCRWLSVLPPLGELPRLKKLSLFGLSSITHINDQVYGTNDVIFPYLEELHFSELFSWEQWSEAEYKLLIPHLRKLGINACSKLSLLPIETLSSSVKELHLSSCTSYISMLPAYLKRLTSLTKLSIQDCSATLLIPCHSLTLLEHLQLESCFDVHFEGGMQYFTKLKKLEVHRCFDVTQNIYEQTSLVERYSLMGGLQSLIHLVIDDRFMYYRYYHMLNTLCSIRTMKFCAFDLSEFTTEDEEWLQQLQSLQEIQFASCRNLLRLPSNLNNMCNLKKVVLNDCCKLQSLPLNGLPDNLKEFHVSGGSEVLEQQCQKTDGDEWQKISHVPYVRINGRTIQMISHDLGS
- the LOC4343405 gene encoding putative disease resistance protein RGA1 isoform X2; its protein translation is MDGVMAQDEPPWTNHVEPSPPGPLVPVLMASWLNEVLRELDLQTEHSLEGSPPPFPWQNRRMAGVGLVVGGWIAKAVIANILSRVRSLLHDNFSLQKDTEKMLNDLEVALPRIEAVIEAAERRSIESSALSTWLQQLKDAVSHAGDVVDDFEAKTIKDQVESKSKVSAKAYSTVKALKALVFSDSELKKLKHAVRRLENVSARVDSFIELIRLNDDDTVGRIGHSLHSETSSLLGDTKVIGRDEEINLILDIILGYRYHLPRTSEHARPDDQPKFGQRGTLFDKLRKIFLTGTAESSKSSDKAKLEELEARKKGNKIEEEDPSKDCIEIGEYEPNQKGQTERLDYNSSDVHETSGSSQNLGILPIVGINGVGKTTVAQAVFNNKRVKMCFDLTAWVYVSDNISGKQIIQRIIMSLEPWSGLTDDALDLDNLQHKLIGIIRSKRLFLVLDGVSDDIIIVWSQLRSILRCSGPQSMVLVTTQKYSIANLLGTMGPITLNTLEQTDFRYLFNHLVFDDCFYHHYEVHLFESICGKIADKFHGLPLAAKTVAPLLRANRNMEYWENVLGSDWWNISDHGLGINVLPALGIGCLYPALRQCLLFCSIFPRNYVFEKERVVQMWVAHGFIQSSDRRDIVPENVAKNWFDELVDRSFLQPTVWQGRYVMHDLIREFSVAVSSNEYYVFHRNSKVLPQFANHISVDNDNFDLQWGHYDHKRLQTLMFFGHHRVDKNYGTLGSIVRKSTSLRVLDLSYICMSNVSQASDVLCKLSHLRYLDLSFTGIKDLPEAFGNLYHLQVLDLRGCIIEKLPKNMNNLINLRHLYADSQTTALIYAVGQLTKLQELQEFRVRLEDGYKINELRDMKDLRKLYITNLEKVSSWQEATDAKLVEKKSLDYLQLKWVYQVPESRSTSQLNKDILDGLHPHFQLKRLKILNYMGIDFPYWVQRLTDLVAVNIINCRWLSVLPPLGELPRLKKLSLFGLSSITHINDQVYGTNDVIFPYLEELHFSELFSWEQWSEAEYKLLIPHLRKLGINACSKLSLLPIETLSSSVKELHLSSCTSYISMLPAYLKRLTSLTKLSIQDCSATLLIPCHSLTLLEHLQLESCFDVHFEGGMQYFTKLKKLEVHRCFDVTQNIYEQTSLVERYSLMGGLQSLIHLVIDDRFMYYRYYHMLNTLCSIRTMKFCAFDLSEFTTEDEEWLQQLQSLQEIQFASCRNLLRLPSNLNNMCNLKKVVLNDCCKLQSLPLNGLPDNLKEFHVSGGSEVLEQQCQKTDGDEWQKISHVPYVRINGRTIQMISHDLGS
- the LOC4343405 gene encoding putative disease resistance protein RGA1 isoform X3, coding for MDYHNFCCCRELDLQTEHSLEGSPPPFPWQNRRMAGVGLVVGGWIAKAVIANILSRVRSLLHDNFSLQKDTEKMLNDLEVALPRIEAVIEAAERRSIESSALSTWLQQLKDAVSHAGDVVDDFEAKTIKDQVESKSKVSAKAYSTVKALKALVFSDSELKKLKHAVRRLENVSARVDSFIELIRLNDDDTVGRIGHSLHSETSSLLGDTKVIGRDEEINLILDIILGYRYHLPRTSEHARPDDQPKFGQRGTLFDKLRKIFLTGTAESSKSSDKAKLEELEARKKGNKIEEEDPSKDCIEIGEYEPNQKGQTERLDYNSSDVHETSGSSQNLGILPIVGINGVGKTTVAQAVFNNKRVKMCFDLTAWVYVSDNISGKQIIQRIIMSLEPWSGLTDDALDLDNLQHKLIGIIRSKRLFLVLDGVSDDIIIVWSQLRSILRCSGPQSMVLVTTQKYSIANLLGTMGPITLNTLEQTDFRYLFNHLVFDDCFYHHYEVHLFESICGKIADKFHGLPLAAKTVAPLLRANRNMEYWENVLGSDWWNISDHGLGINVLPALGIGCLYPALRQCLLFCSIFPRNYVFEKERVVQMWVAHGFIQSSDRRDIVPENVAKNWFDELVDRSFLQPTVWQGRYVMHDLIREFSVAVSSNEYYVFHRNSKVLPQFANHISVDNDNFDLQWGHYDHKRLQTLMFFGHHRVDKNYGTLGSIVRKSTSLRVLDLSYICMSNVSQASDVLCKLSHLRYLDLSFTGIKDLPEAFGNLYHLQVLDLRGCIIEKLPKNMNNLINLRHLYADSQTTALIYAVGQLTKLQELQEFRVRLEDGYKINELRDMKDLRKLYITNLEKVSSWQEATDAKLVEKKSLDYLQLKWVYQVPESRSTSQLNKDILDGLHPHFQLKRLKILNYMGIDFPYWVQRLTDLVAVNIINCRWLSVLPPLGELPRLKKLSLFGLSSITHINDQVYGTNDVIFPYLEELHFSELFSWEQWSEAEYKLLIPHLRKLGINACSKLSLLPIETLSSSVKELHLSSCTSYISMLPAYLKRLTSLTKLSIQDCSATLLIPCHSLTLLEHLQLESCFDVHFEGGMQYFTKLKKLEVHRCFDVTQNIYEQTSLVERYSLMGGLQSLIHLVIDDRFMYYRYYHMLNTLCSIRTMKFCAFDLSEFTTEDEEWLQQLQSLQEIQFASCRNLLRLPSNLNNMCNLKKVVLNDCCKLQSLPLNGLPDNLKEFHVSGGSEVLEQQCQKTDGDEWQKISHVPYVRINGRTIQMISHDLGS